In Parasegetibacter sp. NRK P23, a single genomic region encodes these proteins:
- a CDS encoding family 20 glycosylhydrolase, whose product MRNRIVVLLMVVFASMRLMAQNNLELKWELVTNQYQGRGAFLAALTIRNSGKTPVANTGWKLYFNSIRDVTAVAAGAVKVELLSGGLHRLTPQSGFPVLQPGGSYTIQYEGAGRAFSKSDAPQGFYLVMDAAPEKGWPITKFSVNANPQMLTYENHLTPEAIYLKIEAWATAAPADVPKIFPEPLVYREGTGFFELNAATAVKADPAFSREAAYLDQELRKITLAGKKKPVVQQVIALERKQELAAEAYELNVTEQGIVVKAADGAGIFYGIQSLKSLMPVEVWKKPVTSVKIPAVSVEDAPRFGYRSFMLDVARNFQSKEEVLRILELISFYKLNTLHFHLNDDEGWRLEIPGLPELTETGAVRGHTTSSQHWLQPSFGSGPDTNDAYGTGFYSRQDFLDILKFATERHIRVIPEVETPGHARAAVKSMDARYRKLMAQGKPAAAVEYLLRDTADLSVYTSVQGWSDNVMNVALPSTYRFLEKVADEIIAMYKEAGAPLSTIHFGGDEVPAGVWEKSPAVTALMKKETALRTVDDLWYYYFGKVNAMLQKKGLYLSGWEEIALRKTRLDGASKFIPNPGFVNENFHAYVWNNVWGWGSEDLAYRLANAGYKVVLAPVTNFYFDLAYQKSVNEPGLYWGGYTDIDKSFGFAPYDYYKSAKENLNGAPLDKTVFVGKDRLTEFGKQNIVGIQCLIWSEMIRGPEQLEYMLLPKLLGFAQRAWSAGKWETEQDSTKAMTLYKNDWGRFLHTIGTREIPRLHWYNNGYHFRVPAPGAIMENGMLKVNTQIPGMDIRFTTDGKEPTLKSPLYTEPIPVKNTVKLKVFSGTKASLTTQVNME is encoded by the coding sequence ATGAGGAATCGAATTGTCGTATTACTGATGGTAGTGTTCGCTTCGATGCGGTTGATGGCCCAAAATAATCTGGAACTGAAATGGGAATTGGTTACCAATCAATATCAGGGCCGCGGCGCTTTCCTGGCGGCGCTTACCATCCGTAATAGCGGTAAAACACCTGTTGCGAACACCGGCTGGAAACTGTACTTTAATTCAATCCGTGATGTGACTGCTGTGGCCGCGGGTGCGGTTAAGGTGGAATTGCTGAGCGGCGGATTGCACCGGCTTACGCCCCAGTCCGGATTCCCCGTATTGCAACCGGGTGGAAGTTATACCATTCAATACGAGGGTGCAGGGCGCGCATTCAGTAAGAGCGATGCCCCGCAAGGATTTTACCTGGTAATGGATGCTGCACCTGAAAAAGGATGGCCCATTACAAAATTTTCGGTGAACGCTAACCCGCAAATGCTTACTTACGAAAACCACCTCACACCGGAAGCTATTTATCTGAAAATTGAAGCCTGGGCAACCGCAGCGCCCGCGGACGTTCCAAAGATATTTCCTGAACCCCTGGTGTACCGGGAAGGAACGGGATTTTTTGAACTGAATGCGGCCACTGCCGTAAAAGCTGATCCTGCGTTTTCACGCGAAGCGGCTTACCTGGATCAGGAACTCAGGAAAATAACGTTGGCCGGTAAAAAGAAACCTGTTGTTCAGCAAGTCATTGCTTTGGAAAGAAAGCAGGAACTGGCGGCGGAAGCCTACGAATTAAACGTAACTGAACAGGGCATCGTGGTAAAAGCAGCCGATGGAGCAGGTATTTTCTACGGCATACAATCGTTGAAATCACTGATGCCCGTGGAGGTGTGGAAGAAGCCCGTAACATCGGTGAAAATACCGGCGGTATCGGTGGAAGACGCGCCCCGTTTCGGATACCGGTCTTTTATGCTGGATGTGGCCCGTAACTTTCAGTCTAAAGAAGAAGTGCTGCGCATACTGGAACTTATTTCTTTTTACAAACTCAATACCCTGCATTTTCACCTGAACGATGACGAGGGGTGGAGACTGGAAATTCCCGGGCTTCCCGAACTCACGGAAACCGGTGCGGTGCGCGGCCATACTACCAGCAGCCAACATTGGTTGCAACCTTCGTTCGGGTCGGGACCGGATACCAATGATGCGTACGGAACGGGTTTTTATTCCCGCCAGGATTTTCTGGATATCCTGAAGTTCGCGACCGAAAGGCATATCCGCGTTATTCCAGAAGTGGAAACCCCGGGTCACGCACGGGCCGCCGTTAAATCGATGGATGCGCGTTACCGCAAACTGATGGCGCAGGGAAAACCCGCTGCCGCGGTGGAATACCTGTTGCGCGACACCGCAGACCTTTCTGTATATACATCCGTGCAGGGCTGGAGCGATAACGTGATGAATGTGGCGCTTCCTTCCACGTACAGGTTCCTCGAAAAAGTTGCTGATGAAATCATAGCCATGTACAAAGAAGCGGGCGCACCGCTTTCCACCATTCATTTCGGGGGCGATGAAGTGCCTGCTGGTGTTTGGGAGAAGTCTCCGGCTGTCACGGCATTAATGAAGAAAGAAACTGCGCTGCGAACAGTGGACGACCTTTGGTATTATTATTTCGGGAAAGTAAATGCCATGCTCCAAAAGAAAGGGCTTTACCTTTCCGGCTGGGAAGAGATCGCCCTCCGTAAAACCAGGTTGGATGGCGCTTCTAAGTTTATTCCCAACCCCGGTTTCGTGAACGAAAATTTTCATGCCTACGTTTGGAACAATGTATGGGGCTGGGGTTCAGAGGACCTCGCTTACCGGCTCGCGAATGCCGGGTATAAAGTAGTGCTCGCCCCGGTAACCAATTTCTATTTCGACCTGGCTTACCAGAAATCGGTGAACGAACCCGGATTGTATTGGGGCGGTTATACGGATATTGATAAGTCGTTTGGGTTCGCGCCATACGACTACTATAAATCCGCAAAGGAGAACCTGAACGGCGCGCCTTTGGATAAAACTGTTTTTGTTGGAAAGGACAGGCTCACGGAATTTGGGAAGCAAAACATAGTTGGCATTCAATGCCTCATCTGGAGCGAAATGATCCGAGGCCCGGAGCAACTGGAATACATGCTGCTTCCCAAACTGCTCGGGTTCGCGCAACGTGCCTGGAGTGCCGGGAAATGGGAAACGGAGCAAGACAGTACGAAAGCAATGACCCTCTATAAAAATGATTGGGGTCGTTTTTTACACACGATCGGTACCCGTGAAATCCCCCGGCTGCACTGGTACAATAACGGCTACCATTTCCGTGTACCCGCGCCGGGTGCAATCATGGAAAATGGCATGCTGAAAGTGAATACACAAATACCGGGTATGGACATCCGTTTTACAACAGATGGAAAGGAGCCCACGTTAAAAAGCCCGCTTTATACCGAACCGATCCCGGTGAAAAACACGGTAAAACTGAAAGTTTTTTCGGGGACGAAAGCCAGTCTTACCACCCAGGTAAATATGGAATGA
- a CDS encoding M20 family metallopeptidase: protein MHKVIKLLSDLVAIPSVNPMGKGLSGAMYSERNIALYIEQYCRALGLRCQWQETDPAHPNLLVQLDAGKAETVLLQAHMDTVSHENMTVPPFEPVIKDGLLYGRGACDTKASLATYLYAIGAVVEKKLSLTRNVSLLFVHDEEYAFSGAREAVSNGLKADFAIVGEPTELNMIHAHKGVCRFFIRTEGVSCHASMPWMGENAIYKIAPVLEAIEKYATQLAQHKHPVLGAATINVGRIYGGQTVNTVPAECVIEVDHRLLPGMNYQTIRDSLLPFLEGTGAIVEAPYMEALGVYNNTDALVCMLLQKAILANNVTPEMQAAHYATDASVIHNAGIPCVVFGPGSISKAHTADEFVPIAQVEKAAEIILHLITH from the coding sequence ATGCACAAAGTAATAAAACTCCTGAGCGATCTTGTGGCGATTCCTTCCGTCAATCCGATGGGCAAAGGATTGTCTGGTGCCATGTATTCTGAACGGAACATCGCCTTATACATTGAGCAATATTGCAGGGCACTGGGACTGCGCTGCCAATGGCAGGAAACCGATCCGGCACATCCCAACCTGCTCGTTCAGCTAGATGCCGGGAAAGCAGAAACCGTGTTGCTGCAGGCGCACATGGATACCGTTTCCCACGAAAACATGACTGTTCCTCCTTTTGAACCTGTTATAAAAGATGGACTCCTTTACGGCAGAGGGGCTTGTGATACCAAGGCTTCCCTCGCTACCTATCTGTACGCGATTGGAGCGGTGGTGGAAAAGAAACTTTCGCTCACGCGCAATGTCTCCCTGCTTTTTGTGCACGATGAGGAATATGCTTTTTCCGGTGCAAGGGAAGCGGTGTCCAATGGATTAAAAGCCGACTTCGCCATTGTGGGCGAACCAACGGAACTGAATATGATCCACGCGCACAAGGGAGTGTGTCGTTTTTTCATCCGTACGGAAGGCGTGAGTTGCCATGCTTCCATGCCCTGGATGGGAGAGAACGCGATTTACAAGATAGCACCTGTGTTGGAGGCCATTGAAAAGTACGCTACCCAACTGGCACAGCATAAACATCCTGTCCTTGGCGCGGCCACCATTAATGTGGGTCGCATCTACGGCGGACAAACCGTGAACACCGTTCCTGCCGAATGCGTAATTGAAGTGGACCACCGTTTGTTGCCTGGCATGAATTACCAGACCATTCGCGACTCATTGCTTCCTTTCCTGGAAGGCACCGGTGCGATTGTAGAAGCGCCATACATGGAGGCTTTGGGTGTTTACAACAATACGGATGCGCTGGTATGTATGTTGTTGCAAAAGGCTATTCTTGCCAATAATGTCACACCTGAAATGCAGGCGGCGCATTACGCCACCGACGCGTCTGTTATCCACAATGCGGGGATTCCCTGTGTGGTGTTCGGCCCCGGCTCTATCAGTAAAGCACATACGGCAGACGAATTCGTTCCAATTGCCCAGGTAGAAAAAGCGGCTGAAATTATACTGCACCTGATCACCCATTAA
- a CDS encoding Gfo/Idh/MocA family protein, with amino-acid sequence MQRRMFLSNMAIAGAGWCIAPALKSVFPENSSGKKLGIIGLDTSHSVAFTKALNGAGAASLYNGYKIVSAYPFGSRTIQSSFSRIEGYTKEVEALDVKIAASIPELLAEVDGVLLETNDGRLHPEQARLVIEAGKPLFIDKPVAADFKSVAAIYKLAEQHQVPLFSSSSLRFIDGMDQVYSDAIGKVTGTDVFSPAIIEPTHPDLYWYGIHGVEMLFAIMGTGCRSVKRIFNSGTDIVTGTWEDGRIGVFRGTRTGAQEFGGTVHGEKGVLHLGKFTGYERLLQRIVHFFETGIAPVASAETLELYAFMSAADLSKKRNGKSVSLKEVYAKAKG; translated from the coding sequence ATGCAACGACGAATGTTCCTTTCCAATATGGCCATTGCAGGTGCAGGCTGGTGTATCGCTCCAGCGCTAAAAAGTGTTTTTCCGGAAAATTCATCCGGGAAAAAACTGGGCATTATCGGGTTGGATACCTCCCATAGTGTTGCCTTCACCAAAGCTTTGAATGGTGCAGGCGCCGCGTCTTTGTATAACGGGTATAAAATTGTTTCCGCTTATCCATTCGGCAGCCGGACCATTCAAAGCAGTTTCTCCCGTATTGAAGGATATACAAAAGAAGTGGAAGCACTGGATGTAAAGATCGCGGCGTCCATCCCTGAATTATTGGCGGAAGTGGATGGTGTTTTGTTGGAAACGAATGATGGCCGCTTGCATCCCGAACAGGCCAGACTGGTAATAGAAGCCGGAAAACCTTTGTTCATCGATAAGCCCGTTGCCGCGGATTTTAAAAGTGTGGCGGCTATATACAAATTAGCGGAACAACACCAGGTGCCGTTGTTTTCTTCTTCCTCCCTACGTTTTATTGACGGGATGGATCAGGTGTATTCCGATGCAATAGGTAAGGTGACGGGAACTGATGTATTCAGTCCGGCCATAATAGAGCCTACTCATCCTGATCTTTACTGGTATGGTATCCACGGGGTGGAAATGTTGTTCGCCATCATGGGAACGGGGTGTCGGTCGGTAAAACGCATCTTCAACAGCGGAACGGATATCGTTACCGGCACCTGGGAAGATGGTAGGATAGGGGTGTTCAGGGGAACGCGTACCGGAGCGCAGGAGTTCGGGGGCACTGTGCATGGAGAAAAAGGCGTGCTCCACCTGGGGAAATTCACCGGTTATGAACGGTTGTTACAACGGATCGTTCATTTTTTTGAAACGGGCATAGCCCCGGTTGCTTCCGCGGAAACATTGGAGCTGTACGCGTTCATGTCGGCTGCCGACCTCAGTAAAAAAAGAAACGGGAAATCGGTATCGTTGAAAGAAGTGTACGCTAAAGCGAAGGGTTAA
- a CDS encoding Mth938-like domain-containing protein, with translation MENLTILYLGMHPEIRETVVRVINGNGRWRGIGAGSTEEAMRLFLFEKVDVLLLGCGIDPETEARLRKDMLELAPSLIIIQHYGGGSGLLLAEISMAVEKHHPKTLNPSL, from the coding sequence ATGGAAAACCTGACTATTCTTTACCTGGGTATGCACCCTGAAATAAGGGAAACCGTTGTAAGGGTCATTAACGGGAACGGGCGCTGGCGCGGAATCGGAGCCGGAAGTACTGAAGAGGCCATGCGCCTGTTCCTTTTTGAAAAAGTAGATGTGCTGTTGTTGGGTTGCGGGATCGATCCGGAAACAGAAGCCCGTCTCCGTAAGGATATGCTGGAACTGGCACCATCACTTATCATCATCCAGCACTATGGCGGCGGAAGCGGCTTATTGCTGGCGGAGATTTCGATGGCGGTGGAGAAGCACCATCCCAAAACGCTTAACCCTTCGCTTTAG